The following proteins come from a genomic window of Lolium rigidum isolate FL_2022 chromosome 5, APGP_CSIRO_Lrig_0.1, whole genome shotgun sequence:
- the LOC124656110 gene encoding putative disease resistance protein RGA3: MAVVLDAFASYIKNMLAEMAREEVGMLLGVPGEIDKMGSRLGDLKNFLADADRRNITDQSVRGWVKELKGIMYQATNILDLCQLKAMERAPFTADMGCFNPLLFCMRNPLFSHNIGTRIRMLNQRLDDICKRGDKFNFINLGFYEDHNYRLTSRQAANRETTGENVQSGVVGEKIKEDTRELVEMLIEKKGSNNGGSSNVMVVAIVGVGGIGKTTLAREIFNHDTIKEMFDKTIWLSVNQDTDKVELLRTAITLAGGDHCGEKAMTVLQPRLAAALRGKKLFLVMDDVWNHGVWEDLLEAPMVNAVARGSRVIITTRHDTVARGMKALLPYHHVDKLEASDAWSLLKKQVISSETEEAEISTLKDIAMKIIAKCDGLPLAIKVMGGLLRQRERSRGDWDKVLNDSAWSVIGMPEELNYAVYLSYEDLSPCLKQCFLHYSLLPKNIVFGYDIIVGMWVSEGFVLGSSSDDLEESGRQYYKELIMRNLIEPDRGYIDQYHCTMHDVVRSFGQYVSGDEALVAQSGETGIISRLSSEKFFRLSIETGGSESGELQWRMLQAQKSLRTLILIGQFKIKPSDTLIAFSSLRILHIQDANFAALVDSLYQLKHLRYLSIRYADISRLPKNIGKMQFLQLISLRGCGSFKKLPDGIVNLGKLRYLSLTGTSMNAGIPRGFHGLTNIRKLYGFPAHICGHWCSLEELGPLSQLRDLAIQGLENVSRTSFAAKARLGDKLHLTYLKLECGSTVGHDRFGIDEAGTSEDQQRGIEEVFDELCPPSSLDYLDIGGYCGQRLPRWMMSPAAAVTLKSLRFLTMDDLDCCTHLPNGLCQLPCLQLLQIDHAPFIKHVGNEFLQSSHDRHRHHSYGVEVAFPRLHKLELIGMVEWEEWEWEMQPDVKSMSVLEELQLDTCKLRRFPPGLTFHARALRKLGVHNVQHLNSLEDFTCVVELDVFHNPNLESITNLPRLQKLTIVNCPRLKALEDVPELLRLELEDYRMETIPMYLWSVKTRHLLLDCSLALLSSMVTERSGLGMDKVISGAHHVKAYARNGQEQRKWYILYTRVPYSFETNISRCSPNPQADEEEEQVCRRTPSQAKKKVRRRR; this comes from the exons ATGGCGGTGGTCCTGGATGCTTTCGCATCCTACATCAAGAATATGCTCGCGGAGATGGCAAGAGAAGAGGTGGGCATGCTGCTTGGAGTCCCTGGCGAGATTGATAAGATGGGCTCTAGGCTTGGCGACCTCAAAAACTTCCTTGCCGACGCTGATAGAAGAAACATCACAGACCAGAGCGTGCGTGGGTGGGTGAAGGAGCTCAAGGGCATCATGTACCAGGCCACTAACATCCTCGACCTATGTCAGCTCAAGGCCATGGAGAGGGCTCCGTTCACAGCTGACATGGGGTGCTTCAACCCCTTGCTCTTCTGTATGCGGAATCCCCTCTTCTCCCACAACATTGGCACCCGCATCAGGATGCTCAACCAGAGACTGGATGACATCTGCAAGAGGGGTGACAAATTCAACTTCATCAACCTCGGTTTCTATGAGGACCATAATTACAGGTTGACCTCTCGCCAAGCTGCCAACCGAGAGACAACAGGAGAGAATGTACAGTCAGGTGTGGTCGGGGAGAAGATCAAAGAAGACACAAGAGAGCTGGTCGAGATGCTAATTGAAAAAAAAGGTAGTAACAACGGGGGCAGCAGCAATGTCATGGTGGTCGCCATCGTGGGTGTGGGTGGGATCGGAAAGACAACCCTTGCTCGGGAGATATTTAACCACGACACTATAAAGGAGATGTTTGACAAGACTATATGGTTGAGCGTCAACCAGGACACCGACAAGGTTGAGCTGCTCAGGACAGCCATCACCCTTGCTGGGGGTGACCACTGTGGTGAAAAAGCAATGACTGTTCTTCAGCCAAGACTTGCGGCTGCCTTGAGAGGCAAGAAGCTGTTCCTGGTGATGGATGATGTGTGGAACCATGGAGTATGGGAGGATTTGCTTGAAGCACCCATGGTTAATGCCGTAGCTCGAGGTAGTCGAGTCATCATCACTACCAGACATGACACGGTTGCCAGAGGGATGAAAGCCTTGCTGCCCTACCATCATGTTGACAAACTAGAGGCCAGTGATGCTTGGTCATTGCTCAAGAAACAG GTAATCTCAAGTGAGACAGAAGAAGCTGAGATTAGTACACTAAAGGATATTGCGATGAAAATTATAGCAAAATGTGATGGTTTGCCACTTGCAATAAAAGTTATGGGAGGACTCCTGCGTCAGCGAGAGAGAAGTAGAGGTGATTGGGACAAGGTTTTGAATGATTCTGCATGGTCGGTTATTGGAATGCCCGAAGAGCTAAACTATGCTGTATACCTAAGCTACGAAGATCTATCTCCTTGTCTGAAGCAATGCTTCCTGCATTATTCTCTCCTTCCCAAAAATATAGTGTTTGGTTATGACATTATTGTTGGCATGTGGGTCTCCGAAGGATTTGTTCTAGGAAGCTCATCAGATGATCTAGAAGAATCAGGAAGGCAATACTATAAGGAGTTAATCATGCGGAATTTGATAGAGCCAGACAGAGGATATATTGATCAATATCATTGCACCATGCATGATGTTGTCCGCTCGTTTGGTCAATACGTGTCTGGAGATGAAGCACTAGTAGCCCAAAGTGGAGAAACTGGTATTATTAGTAGACTTAGTTCAGAGAAGTTTTTTCGGCTGTCCATAGAAACAGGAGGGTCTGAATCAGGTGAATTACAGTGGAGGATGTTACAAGCACAGAAATCTTTGAGAACACTAATATTAATTGGCCAATTCAAGATTAAGCCTAGTGATACATTGATTGCTTTTTCAAGTCTACGGATTCTGCACATACAAGATGCAAATTTTGCTGCATTGGTTGACTCTTTATATCAACTCAAGCACTTGAGGTATTTGTCCATAAGATATGCTGATATATCTCGACTACCAAAAAACATCGGCAAGATGCAATTTCTGCAACTTATTAGCCTCAGAGGATGTGGAAGTTTCAAGAAACTTCCAGATGGCATTGTAAATCTAGGGAAATTGAGGTACCTTAGCCTTACTGGCACAAGTATGAATGCCGGCATACCTAGGGGGTTCCATGGCTTAACAAATATAAGGAAACTATATGGTTTTCCAGCCCATATTTGTGGTCATTGGTGCAGTTTGGAAGAGCTGGGCCCTCTTTCCCAGCTCAGGGATCTTGCAATACAGGGTTTGGAGAATGTATCTCGTACCTCGTTTGCCGCAAAGGCTAGACTTGGTGACAAGTTGCATCTTACCTATTTGAAGTTAGAGTGTGGCAGTACAGTAGGGCATGATAGGTTTGGCATAGATGAAGCAGGCACTTCTGAGGATCAGCAGAGAGGAATAGAGGAGGTGTTTGATGAGTTATGCCCTCCATCTAGCTTAGATTACCTTGATATTGGAGGATATTGTGGTCAACGGCTCCCAAGGTGGATGATGTCACCCGCAGCAGCGGTTACCCTCAAGAGCTTGAGGTTTCTAACGATGGATGACCTGGATTGTTGTACCCACCTCCCAAATGGCTTATGTCAGCTCCCCTGTTTGCAACTGCTGCAGATTGACCATGCTCCATTCATCAAGCATGTGGGCAATGAGTTCCTACAGTCCAGCCATGATCGTCATCGCCATCATTCATATGGAGTGGAGGTGGCATTTCCGAGATTGCACAAACTGGAGTTGATTGGAATGGTGGAATGGGAGGAGTGGGAGTGGGAAATGCAACCAGATGTGAAATCCATGTCTGTCTTGGAGGAGCTTCAGCTGGATACTTGCAAGCTGAGGCGTTTTCCTCCAGGGCTCACCTTCCATGCGAGGGCCTTGAGAAAGCTGGGTGTACACAATGTCCAGCACCTCAACTCCTTGGAGGACTTCACTTGCGTTGTGGAGCTTGATGTCTTTCACAACCCAAACCTAGAGAGCATCACAAACCTCCCAAGATTGCAGAAGCTTACCATTGTGAACTGCCCAAGGCTGAAGGCACTAGAGGATGTGCCTGAGCTCTTGAGACTTGAGCTAGAGGATTACCGCATGGAGACGATCCCCATGTATCTATGGAGTGTAAAAACAAGGCATTTACTGCTGGATTGCAGCCTAGCGCTGCTCAGCTCCATGGTCACGGAAAGATCTGGCTTAGGGATGGACAAGGTAATTAGCGGCGCACATCATGTCAAAGCCTATGCACGCAATGGACAGGAACAAAGGAAATGGTACATACTGTACACACGGGTACCCTACAGCTTTGAGACCAATATATCTCGCTGCTCTCCAAATCCTCAAG CGGATGAAGAGGAGGAACAAGTTTGCAGAAGAACACCGTCCCAAGCAAAAAAGAAGGTCCGCAGAAGAAGATGA